A stretch of Rhea pennata isolate bPtePen1 chromosome 18, bPtePen1.pri, whole genome shotgun sequence DNA encodes these proteins:
- the GOLGA2 gene encoding golgin subfamily A member 2 isoform X2 produces MADGSRQSKLAAAKKKLKEYQQKNSPGATAGAKKKRKTKEGSRPETPTNDDRQSPENAYFDSDVATHNAEQLAADVPVLSNSNSLPSCGSVLPAPASMQLTQINEGEDHKNALDENRSLSSTESLRQLSEQLNGLVSQSTSYVNGESAVSSTNIKEMETRYQELAVALDSSNLTNKQLITKIEELKQQNQEAMNQLEKEKKEFEQKFSKEQAALREQLQVHIQTIGILVSEKSELQTALGHTQQAARQKSGEAEDLAARLQSSRQRVAELERTLSSISMQQKQSEKHSKELVKERDNLKLELYKQSKGSEELKQQNSELSEKLRSMVSENSAMKLDMEDLHKKLEMAELMIQQFSNQSGSLDANQQLQVALEERASLETQIAQLSESLHQLQAERDQYVEKLKEEGSIWQQRVQQLSEQVHTMAEEKEKHMTQIRELEASVTELLSKSVKPTDIEASSPAGPTEAELSLQEEVQRLQQEKEELHGQYQAQVRDNEQLSHLNREQEERLLELEKAVQRYSEESVDRQQILESMQSDKATISRALSQNRELKEQLAELQNGFVKLTNENMEVTSALQSEQHVKKELAKKLGQLQENLEELKETLELKTQEARGLQDQRDQYYSHLQQYTVAYQQLAAEKEELHKQYLLQTQLMDRLQHEEVQGKVTVEMHLKELQQTKESLEAVAKENKELQAQISQLAAELDGRMLHRVEGDGVESEAMIEENQKSSFVIPENFESHEEMVAFLTSAMSQVEKEREDMSQQLAAQKQQCRSLLQQIAALRQEQQQNVTLSGDSTVDTVPVEVHEALKTAMEKLQSRFTDLMREKADLKERLEELEHRCIQLSGETDTIGEYIALYQSQRAILKQRHQEKEEYISRLAQDKEEMKVKLLELQDLVMRLVGERNEWYGKYVAAAQNPELLASQNESMLPVERRIELNATDGEGLREVSLSDEPEQEAVLHQSSFSPIDSKATQPNQEDPTAKQIMQLLREIQNPQERLGSLLENPCIPFFYRADENDEVKIMVV; encoded by the exons ATGGCGGAcggcagcaggcagagcaagctGGCCGCGGCCAAGAAGAAG ctgaagGAATACCAGCAGAAGAATAGCCCTGGAGCAACTGCTGGAGCCAAGAAAAAACGAAAAACTAAAGAAGGAAGTAGACCCGAGACTCCCACAAATGACGACCGACAGTCTCCAGAGAAC GCATACTTTGACAGTGATGTTGCCACTCACAATGCTGAGCAGCTTGCTGCCGATGTCCCTGTGCTATCTAACAGCAACAGTCTGCCTAGTTGTGGTTCTGTTCTGCCTGCTCCTGCGAGCATGCAGCTGACACAG ATTAATGAAGGTGAAGATCATAAAAATGCTTTGGATGAGAATAG GTCTCTGTCATCAACAGAAAGTCTCCGCCAATTGTCCGAACAACTCAATGGCCTTGTTTCTCAG TCTACATCATATGTGAATGGAGAAAGTGCTGTTTCTTCCACAAATATTAAGGAAATGGAA ACACGTTATCAGGAGCTGGCAGTAGCCCTAGATTCCAGCAATCTAACTAACAAACAGCTCATTACAAAGATAGAGGAACTG AAACAGCAGAACCAAGAAGCAATGAATCAGCTGGAGAAG gaaaagaaggagTTTGAACAGAAATTTTCTAAAGAGCAAGCAGCACTGCGGGAACAGTTGCAA gtTCATATTCAGACTATTGGAATTCTAGTTTCTGAGAAGTCTGAGTTGCAGACGGCCCTTGGGCATACTCAACAAGCTGCACGGCAGAAATCAG GAGAAGCTGAGGACCTTGCTGCTCGTTTGCAGTCATCTCGACAGAGGGTAGCAGAGCTAGAACGCACCTTGTCCTCCATCTCTATGCAACAGAAACAGTCGGAGAAG cataGTAAAGAGTTAGTGAAGGAGCGGGACAATCTGAAACTGGAACTGTACAAACAGAG caaaGGTAGTGAGGAGCTAAAGCAGCAGAACTCAGAACTGTCAGAGAAACTCCGCTCCATGGTTTCTGAGAACTCAGCCATGAAGCTAGATATGGAGGATTTGCATAAGAAACTGGAAATGGCTGAACTGATGATCCAACAG TTCTCAAATCAGTCAGGAAGTCTGGATGCCAACCAACAGTTGCAGGTAGCACTAGAGGAGAGGGCAAGCCTGGAAACTCAAATTGCTCAG CTCTCAGAGTCACTTCAccagctgcaggcagaaagAGATCAGTATGTAGAGAAActgaaggaggagggaagcatTTGGCAGCAGCGGGTACAACAGCTCTCTGAGCAG GTCCACACAatggcagaggagaaagagaagcatATGACCCAAATTCGAGAGCTAGAAGCCAGTGTTACAGAACTGTTGAGCAAATCAG TTAAGCCCACGGATATTGAGGCTTCCTCACCGGCAGGGCCCACAGAAGCTGAGCTGAGTCTGCAGGAAGAGGTCCAGCGGCtgcagcaagagaaggaggaactGCATGGGCAGTACCAGGCCCAGGTCCGGGACAATGAGCAGCTGAGCCACCTCAacagggagcaggaggagcgGCTGCTGGAGCTCGAGAAGGCTGTGCAGCGCTACAGTGAGGAGTCTGTGGACAGACAGCAGATCCTGGAGAGCATGCAGAGTGACAAGGCCACAATCAGTAGGGCTCTGAGCCAAAACCGGgagctgaaggagcagctggcTGAACTGCAGAATGGATTTGTCAAACTG ACAAATGAAAACATGGAGGTTACAAGTGCCCTACAGTCAGAGCAACATGTAAAGAAAGAGCTGGCCAAGAAGCTTGGGCAGCTACAAGAGAACCTGGAGGAGCTCAAAGAGACG CTGgaactgaaaacacaggaagctcGGGGACTGCAGGACCAGCGGGACCAGTACTACAGCCACTTACAACAGTACACTGTGGCATACCAGCAGCTAGCTGCTGAGAAAGAGGAACTGCACAAGCAGTACTTGCTTCAGACACAGCTAATGGATCGGCTACAGCATGAGGAAGTTCAGGGGAAGGTGACTGTGGAAATGCACCTGAAGGAGCTGCAGCAGACTAAG GAAAGTCTGGAAGCTGTtgctaaggaaaacaaagagctgCAGGCCCAGATCAGTCAGTTAGCAGCAGAGCTGGATGGCAGGATGTTGCACCGAGTAGAAG GAGATGGAGTTGAAAGTGAAGCAATGAttgaagaaaaccaaaaatcttCATTTGTGATCCCAGAGAACTTTGAAAGCCACGAAGAAATG gttgctttCTTGACATCTGCCATGTCCCAAGTGGAGAAGGAGCGAGAAGATATGAGCCAACAGCTAGCTGCTCAGAAACAGCAATGCAGaagcctcctgcagcaaatagcAGCTCTTAGGCAGGAGCAGCAACAAAATGTCACACTGAGTGGAG ATTCCACTGTGGATACTGTTCCAGTGGAGGTTCATGAGGCTTTGAAAACTGCCATGGAAAAACTACAG TCCCGTTTCACAGACTTGATGCGTGAGAAAGCTGATCTGAAGGAACGTCTAGAAGAGCTAGAACATCGCTGCATACAGCTATCTGGGGAAACAGACACCATTG GGGAATATATTGCATTATACCAGAGTCAAAGGGCTATCCTCAAACAGCGGCACCAAGAGAAAGAGGAGTACATCAGCAGGTTGGCTCAGGATAAGGAAGAGATGAAG GTGAAGTTACTGGAGCTGCAGGACTTGGTGATGCGTCTGGTTGGGGAAAGAAATGAATGGTATGGCAAGTATGTGGCAGCTGCTCAGAACCCAGAGCTGTTAGCAAGCCAGAATGAGAGTATGCTTCCAGTGGAGAGGCGCATTGAACTGAATGCTACTGATGGAGAAG GATTACGAGAAGTGAGTTTATCAGATGAACCAGAACAAGAAGCTGTTCTTCATCAATCCAGTTTCTCCCCTATTGACAGTAAAGCTACTCAACCAAACCAAGAGGACCCCACAGCAAAGCAAATAATGCAGCTTCTCAGAGAAATCCAGAACCCTCAGGAGAGGCTGGGCTCCCTGCTAGAAAACCCCTGCATTCCCTTCTTCTACCGTGCTGATGAGAATGATGAGGTCAAAATCATGGTGGTTTAA
- the GOLGA2 gene encoding golgin subfamily A member 2 isoform X4, which translates to MADGSRQSKLAAAKKKLKEYQQKNSPGATAGAKKKRKTKEGSRPETPTNDDRQSPENIQNILKVLVSDLNRSNGVAIPSLDKRKAYFDSDVATHNAEQLAADVPVLSNSNSLPSCGSVLPAPASMQLTQINEGEDHKNALDENRSLSSTESLRQLSEQLNGLVSQSTSYVNGESAVSSTNIKEMETRYQELAVALDSSNLTNKQLITKIEELKQQNQEAMNQLEKEKKEFEQKFSKEQAALREQLQVHIQTIGILVSEKSELQTALGHTQQAARQKSGEAEDLAARLQSSRQRVAELERTLSSISMQQKQSEKHSKELVKERDNLKLELYKQSKGSEELKQQNSELSEKLRSMVSENSAMKLDMEDLHKKLEMAELMIQQFSNQSGSLDANQQLQVALEERASLETQIAQLSESLHQLQAERDQYVEKLKEEGSIWQQRVQQLSEQVHTMAEEKEKHMTQIRELEASVTELLSKSVKPTDIEASSPAGPTEAELSLQEEVQRLQQEKEELHGQYQAQVRDNEQLSHLNREQEERLLELEKAVQRYSEESVDRQQILESMQSDKATISRALSQNRELKEQLAELQNGFVKLTNENMEVTSALQSEQHVKKELAKKLGQLQENLEELKETLELKTQEARGLQDQRDQYYSHLQQYTVAYQQLAAEKEELHKQYLLQTQLMDRLQHEEVQGKVTVEMHLKELQQTKESLEAVAKENKELQAQISQLAAELDGRMLHRVEGDGVESEAMIEENQKSSFVIPENFESHEEMVAFLTSAMSQVEKEREDMSQQLAAQKQQCRSLLQQIAALRQEQQQNVTLSGDSTVDTVPVEVHEALKTAMEKLQSRFTDLMREKADLKERLEELEHRCIQLSGETDTIGEYIALYQSQRAILKQRHQEKEEYISRLAQDKEEMKVKLLELQDLVMRLVGERNEWYGKYVAAAQNPELLASQNESMLPVERRIELNATDGEGLREVSLSDEPEQEAVLHQSSFSPIDSKATQPNQEDPTAKQIMQLLREIQNPQERLGSLLENPCIPFFYRADENDEVKIMVV; encoded by the exons ATGGCGGAcggcagcaggcagagcaagctGGCCGCGGCCAAGAAGAAG ctgaagGAATACCAGCAGAAGAATAGCCCTGGAGCAACTGCTGGAGCCAAGAAAAAACGAAAAACTAAAGAAGGAAGTAGACCCGAGACTCCCACAAATGACGACCGACAGTCTCCAGAGAAC ATTCAGAACATTCTGAAGGTGCTGGTGTCAGACCTTAACCGCTCCAATGGGGTAGCCATACCCTCATTGGACAAGAGGAAG GCATACTTTGACAGTGATGTTGCCACTCACAATGCTGAGCAGCTTGCTGCCGATGTCCCTGTGCTATCTAACAGCAACAGTCTGCCTAGTTGTGGTTCTGTTCTGCCTGCTCCTGCGAGCATGCAGCTGACACAG ATTAATGAAGGTGAAGATCATAAAAATGCTTTGGATGAGAATAG GTCTCTGTCATCAACAGAAAGTCTCCGCCAATTGTCCGAACAACTCAATGGCCTTGTTTCTCAG TCTACATCATATGTGAATGGAGAAAGTGCTGTTTCTTCCACAAATATTAAGGAAATGGAA ACACGTTATCAGGAGCTGGCAGTAGCCCTAGATTCCAGCAATCTAACTAACAAACAGCTCATTACAAAGATAGAGGAACTG AAACAGCAGAACCAAGAAGCAATGAATCAGCTGGAGAAG gaaaagaaggagTTTGAACAGAAATTTTCTAAAGAGCAAGCAGCACTGCGGGAACAGTTGCAA gtTCATATTCAGACTATTGGAATTCTAGTTTCTGAGAAGTCTGAGTTGCAGACGGCCCTTGGGCATACTCAACAAGCTGCACGGCAGAAATCAG GAGAAGCTGAGGACCTTGCTGCTCGTTTGCAGTCATCTCGACAGAGGGTAGCAGAGCTAGAACGCACCTTGTCCTCCATCTCTATGCAACAGAAACAGTCGGAGAAG cataGTAAAGAGTTAGTGAAGGAGCGGGACAATCTGAAACTGGAACTGTACAAACAGAG caaaGGTAGTGAGGAGCTAAAGCAGCAGAACTCAGAACTGTCAGAGAAACTCCGCTCCATGGTTTCTGAGAACTCAGCCATGAAGCTAGATATGGAGGATTTGCATAAGAAACTGGAAATGGCTGAACTGATGATCCAACAG TTCTCAAATCAGTCAGGAAGTCTGGATGCCAACCAACAGTTGCAGGTAGCACTAGAGGAGAGGGCAAGCCTGGAAACTCAAATTGCTCAG CTCTCAGAGTCACTTCAccagctgcaggcagaaagAGATCAGTATGTAGAGAAActgaaggaggagggaagcatTTGGCAGCAGCGGGTACAACAGCTCTCTGAGCAG GTCCACACAatggcagaggagaaagagaagcatATGACCCAAATTCGAGAGCTAGAAGCCAGTGTTACAGAACTGTTGAGCAAATCAG TTAAGCCCACGGATATTGAGGCTTCCTCACCGGCAGGGCCCACAGAAGCTGAGCTGAGTCTGCAGGAAGAGGTCCAGCGGCtgcagcaagagaaggaggaactGCATGGGCAGTACCAGGCCCAGGTCCGGGACAATGAGCAGCTGAGCCACCTCAacagggagcaggaggagcgGCTGCTGGAGCTCGAGAAGGCTGTGCAGCGCTACAGTGAGGAGTCTGTGGACAGACAGCAGATCCTGGAGAGCATGCAGAGTGACAAGGCCACAATCAGTAGGGCTCTGAGCCAAAACCGGgagctgaaggagcagctggcTGAACTGCAGAATGGATTTGTCAAACTG ACAAATGAAAACATGGAGGTTACAAGTGCCCTACAGTCAGAGCAACATGTAAAGAAAGAGCTGGCCAAGAAGCTTGGGCAGCTACAAGAGAACCTGGAGGAGCTCAAAGAGACG CTGgaactgaaaacacaggaagctcGGGGACTGCAGGACCAGCGGGACCAGTACTACAGCCACTTACAACAGTACACTGTGGCATACCAGCAGCTAGCTGCTGAGAAAGAGGAACTGCACAAGCAGTACTTGCTTCAGACACAGCTAATGGATCGGCTACAGCATGAGGAAGTTCAGGGGAAGGTGACTGTGGAAATGCACCTGAAGGAGCTGCAGCAGACTAAG GAAAGTCTGGAAGCTGTtgctaaggaaaacaaagagctgCAGGCCCAGATCAGTCAGTTAGCAGCAGAGCTGGATGGCAGGATGTTGCACCGAGTAGAAG GAGATGGAGTTGAAAGTGAAGCAATGAttgaagaaaaccaaaaatcttCATTTGTGATCCCAGAGAACTTTGAAAGCCACGAAGAAATG gttgctttCTTGACATCTGCCATGTCCCAAGTGGAGAAGGAGCGAGAAGATATGAGCCAACAGCTAGCTGCTCAGAAACAGCAATGCAGaagcctcctgcagcaaatagcAGCTCTTAGGCAGGAGCAGCAACAAAATGTCACACTGAGTGGAG ATTCCACTGTGGATACTGTTCCAGTGGAGGTTCATGAGGCTTTGAAAACTGCCATGGAAAAACTACAG TCCCGTTTCACAGACTTGATGCGTGAGAAAGCTGATCTGAAGGAACGTCTAGAAGAGCTAGAACATCGCTGCATACAGCTATCTGGGGAAACAGACACCATTG GGGAATATATTGCATTATACCAGAGTCAAAGGGCTATCCTCAAACAGCGGCACCAAGAGAAAGAGGAGTACATCAGCAGGTTGGCTCAGGATAAGGAAGAGATGAAG GTGAAGTTACTGGAGCTGCAGGACTTGGTGATGCGTCTGGTTGGGGAAAGAAATGAATGGTATGGCAAGTATGTGGCAGCTGCTCAGAACCCAGAGCTGTTAGCAAGCCAGAATGAGAGTATGCTTCCAGTGGAGAGGCGCATTGAACTGAATGCTACTGATGGAGAAG GATTACGAGAAGTGAGTTTATCAGATGAACCAGAACAAGAAGCTGTTCTTCATCAATCCAGTTTCTCCCCTATTGACAGTAAAGCTACTCAACCAAACCAAGAGGACCCCACAGCAAAGCAAATAATGCAGCTTCTCAGAGAAATCCAGAACCCTCAGGAGAGGCTGGGCTCCCTGCTAGAAAACCCCTGCATTCCCTTCTTCTACCGTGCTGATGAGAATGATGAGGTCAAAATCATGGTGGTTTAA
- the GOLGA2 gene encoding golgin subfamily A member 2 isoform X1, producing the protein MADGSRQSKLAAAKKKLKEYQQKNSPGATAGAKKKRKTKEGSRPETPTNDDRQSPENIQNILKVLVSDLNRSNGVAIPSLDKRKAYFDSDVATHNAEQLAADVPVLSNSNSLPSCGSVLPAPASMQLTQINEGEDHKNALDENRSLSSTESLRQLSEQLNGLVSQSTSYVNGESAVSSTNIKEMEKQQNQEAMNQLEKEKKEFEQKFSKEQAALREQLQVHIQTIGILVSEKSELQTALGHTQQAARQKSGEAEDLAARLQSSRQRVAELERTLSSISMQQKQSEKHSKELVKERDNLKLELYKQSKGSEELKQQNSELSEKLRSMVSENSAMKLDMEDLHKKLEMAELMIQQFSNQSGSLDANQQLQVALEERASLETQIAQLSESLHQLQAERDQYVEKLKEEGSIWQQRVQQLSEQVHTMAEEKEKHMTQIRELEASVTELLSKSVKPTDIEASSPAGPTEAELSLQEEVQRLQQEKEELHGQYQAQVRDNEQLSHLNREQEERLLELEKAVQRYSEESVDRQQILESMQSDKATISRALSQNRELKEQLAELQNGFVKLTNENMEVTSALQSEQHVKKELAKKLGQLQENLEELKETLELKTQEARGLQDQRDQYYSHLQQYTVAYQQLAAEKEELHKQYLLQTQLMDRLQHEEVQGKVTVEMHLKELQQTKESLEAVAKENKELQAQISQLAAELDGRMLHRVEGDGVESEAMIEENQKSSFVIPENFESHEEMVAFLTSAMSQVEKEREDMSQQLAAQKQQCRSLLQQIAALRQEQQQNVTLSGDSTVDTVPVEVHEALKTAMEKLQSRFTDLMREKADLKERLEELEHRCIQLSGETDTIGEYIALYQSQRAILKQRHQEKEEYISRLAQDKEEMKVKLLELQDLVMRLVGERNEWYGKYVAAAQNPELLASQNESMLPVERRIELNATDGEGLREVSLSDEPEQEAVLHQSSFSPIDSKATQPNQEDPTAKQIMQLLREIQNPQERLGSLLENPCIPFFYRADENDEVKIMVV; encoded by the exons ATGGCGGAcggcagcaggcagagcaagctGGCCGCGGCCAAGAAGAAG ctgaagGAATACCAGCAGAAGAATAGCCCTGGAGCAACTGCTGGAGCCAAGAAAAAACGAAAAACTAAAGAAGGAAGTAGACCCGAGACTCCCACAAATGACGACCGACAGTCTCCAGAGAAC ATTCAGAACATTCTGAAGGTGCTGGTGTCAGACCTTAACCGCTCCAATGGGGTAGCCATACCCTCATTGGACAAGAGGAAG GCATACTTTGACAGTGATGTTGCCACTCACAATGCTGAGCAGCTTGCTGCCGATGTCCCTGTGCTATCTAACAGCAACAGTCTGCCTAGTTGTGGTTCTGTTCTGCCTGCTCCTGCGAGCATGCAGCTGACACAG ATTAATGAAGGTGAAGATCATAAAAATGCTTTGGATGAGAATAG GTCTCTGTCATCAACAGAAAGTCTCCGCCAATTGTCCGAACAACTCAATGGCCTTGTTTCTCAG TCTACATCATATGTGAATGGAGAAAGTGCTGTTTCTTCCACAAATATTAAGGAAATGGAA AAACAGCAGAACCAAGAAGCAATGAATCAGCTGGAGAAG gaaaagaaggagTTTGAACAGAAATTTTCTAAAGAGCAAGCAGCACTGCGGGAACAGTTGCAA gtTCATATTCAGACTATTGGAATTCTAGTTTCTGAGAAGTCTGAGTTGCAGACGGCCCTTGGGCATACTCAACAAGCTGCACGGCAGAAATCAG GAGAAGCTGAGGACCTTGCTGCTCGTTTGCAGTCATCTCGACAGAGGGTAGCAGAGCTAGAACGCACCTTGTCCTCCATCTCTATGCAACAGAAACAGTCGGAGAAG cataGTAAAGAGTTAGTGAAGGAGCGGGACAATCTGAAACTGGAACTGTACAAACAGAG caaaGGTAGTGAGGAGCTAAAGCAGCAGAACTCAGAACTGTCAGAGAAACTCCGCTCCATGGTTTCTGAGAACTCAGCCATGAAGCTAGATATGGAGGATTTGCATAAGAAACTGGAAATGGCTGAACTGATGATCCAACAG TTCTCAAATCAGTCAGGAAGTCTGGATGCCAACCAACAGTTGCAGGTAGCACTAGAGGAGAGGGCAAGCCTGGAAACTCAAATTGCTCAG CTCTCAGAGTCACTTCAccagctgcaggcagaaagAGATCAGTATGTAGAGAAActgaaggaggagggaagcatTTGGCAGCAGCGGGTACAACAGCTCTCTGAGCAG GTCCACACAatggcagaggagaaagagaagcatATGACCCAAATTCGAGAGCTAGAAGCCAGTGTTACAGAACTGTTGAGCAAATCAG TTAAGCCCACGGATATTGAGGCTTCCTCACCGGCAGGGCCCACAGAAGCTGAGCTGAGTCTGCAGGAAGAGGTCCAGCGGCtgcagcaagagaaggaggaactGCATGGGCAGTACCAGGCCCAGGTCCGGGACAATGAGCAGCTGAGCCACCTCAacagggagcaggaggagcgGCTGCTGGAGCTCGAGAAGGCTGTGCAGCGCTACAGTGAGGAGTCTGTGGACAGACAGCAGATCCTGGAGAGCATGCAGAGTGACAAGGCCACAATCAGTAGGGCTCTGAGCCAAAACCGGgagctgaaggagcagctggcTGAACTGCAGAATGGATTTGTCAAACTG ACAAATGAAAACATGGAGGTTACAAGTGCCCTACAGTCAGAGCAACATGTAAAGAAAGAGCTGGCCAAGAAGCTTGGGCAGCTACAAGAGAACCTGGAGGAGCTCAAAGAGACG CTGgaactgaaaacacaggaagctcGGGGACTGCAGGACCAGCGGGACCAGTACTACAGCCACTTACAACAGTACACTGTGGCATACCAGCAGCTAGCTGCTGAGAAAGAGGAACTGCACAAGCAGTACTTGCTTCAGACACAGCTAATGGATCGGCTACAGCATGAGGAAGTTCAGGGGAAGGTGACTGTGGAAATGCACCTGAAGGAGCTGCAGCAGACTAAG GAAAGTCTGGAAGCTGTtgctaaggaaaacaaagagctgCAGGCCCAGATCAGTCAGTTAGCAGCAGAGCTGGATGGCAGGATGTTGCACCGAGTAGAAG GAGATGGAGTTGAAAGTGAAGCAATGAttgaagaaaaccaaaaatcttCATTTGTGATCCCAGAGAACTTTGAAAGCCACGAAGAAATG gttgctttCTTGACATCTGCCATGTCCCAAGTGGAGAAGGAGCGAGAAGATATGAGCCAACAGCTAGCTGCTCAGAAACAGCAATGCAGaagcctcctgcagcaaatagcAGCTCTTAGGCAGGAGCAGCAACAAAATGTCACACTGAGTGGAG ATTCCACTGTGGATACTGTTCCAGTGGAGGTTCATGAGGCTTTGAAAACTGCCATGGAAAAACTACAG TCCCGTTTCACAGACTTGATGCGTGAGAAAGCTGATCTGAAGGAACGTCTAGAAGAGCTAGAACATCGCTGCATACAGCTATCTGGGGAAACAGACACCATTG GGGAATATATTGCATTATACCAGAGTCAAAGGGCTATCCTCAAACAGCGGCACCAAGAGAAAGAGGAGTACATCAGCAGGTTGGCTCAGGATAAGGAAGAGATGAAG GTGAAGTTACTGGAGCTGCAGGACTTGGTGATGCGTCTGGTTGGGGAAAGAAATGAATGGTATGGCAAGTATGTGGCAGCTGCTCAGAACCCAGAGCTGTTAGCAAGCCAGAATGAGAGTATGCTTCCAGTGGAGAGGCGCATTGAACTGAATGCTACTGATGGAGAAG GATTACGAGAAGTGAGTTTATCAGATGAACCAGAACAAGAAGCTGTTCTTCATCAATCCAGTTTCTCCCCTATTGACAGTAAAGCTACTCAACCAAACCAAGAGGACCCCACAGCAAAGCAAATAATGCAGCTTCTCAGAGAAATCCAGAACCCTCAGGAGAGGCTGGGCTCCCTGCTAGAAAACCCCTGCATTCCCTTCTTCTACCGTGCTGATGAGAATGATGAGGTCAAAATCATGGTGGTTTAA